In Aspergillus luchuensis IFO 4308 DNA, chromosome 1, nearly complete sequence, the following are encoded in one genomic region:
- a CDS encoding uncharacterized protein (COG:S;~EggNog:ENOG410PPZY;~TransMembrane:4 (i21-44o97-120i132-155o170-191i)) codes for MDFHLVPRGEDRNYTGFLTKTIVYTASLIVFLASFGLTVASIVVPKWVTYTDKDPQWRYTYGLHRRCSHVTGLCETFPQNDECHGDNRYFCSMWRSVGFLMSFAIVLEGMTVVAYLIVLSGGKRLRESGWKIVSLLIILSAAVQAASMSLVAYLVDNEDRFASGWVLDESWIFCTVSWCVSLFVAGVLILAGTTLLSEGGYELIPDQIN; via the exons ATGGATTTCCATCTGGTGCCTCGAGGGGAAGACCGTAATTATACCGGGTTCCTCACCAAAACCATTGTCTATACGGCCTCGTTGATTGTATTTCTGGCCT CCTTCGGTCTCACCGTAGCCTCCATCGTCGTTCCAAAATGGGTCACCTATACGGATAAAGAT CCCCAATGGCGTTACACCTACGGCCTCCACCGTCGCTGCTCCCATGTAACCGGCTTATGCGAGACTTTTCCCCAGAATGATGAATGCCACGGCGACAACCGCTACTTCTGCTCTATGTGGCGCTCCGTCGGGTTTCTGATGTCGTTCGCCATCGTGTTGGAGGGAATGACCGTGGTCGCGTATTTGATTGTCTTGTCTGGGGGGAAGCGTCTGCGCGAGTCGGGGTGGAAGATCGTCAGTTTGTTGATCATTCTGTCAGCGGCGGTGCAGGCGGCTAGCATGTCGCTTGTG GCATATCTCGTCGATAATGAAGACCGGTTCGCCAGTGGATGGGTCTTGGATGAGTCGTGGATCTTCTGCACCGTGAGTTGGTGTGTGAGTCTGTTTGTCGCCGGGGTGTTGATCCTGGCGGGTACTACGCTGCTGTCGGAGGGTGGTTATGAGTTGATCCCGGATCAGATCAACTGA
- a CDS encoding uncharacterized protein (COG:S;~EggNog:ENOG410Q2E9), which translates to MSYRTTSSSSSAYSSYSSSTSNDNNNNPRTETTGHRYATTSHTDPTGATTVRTGYQNLGEEPVFEERRFDSAGREAALLDTQGGMGAAGGTRAIRELDEDADEGEWEDGTY; encoded by the coding sequence ATGTCCTACCGCaccacctccagctcctcctccgcctacTCTTCCtactcctcttccacctctaacgacaacaataacaacccCCGAACCGAAACGACCGGCCACCGCTacgccaccacctcccacaCCGACCCCACTGGCGCTACTACCGTCCGCACCGGATACCAGAACCTAGGCGAGGAGCCGGTTTTCGAAGAGCGGAGATTCGATTCCGCGGGTCGGGAGGCCGCGTTGTTGGATACGCAGGGTGGGATGGGTGCTGCGGGGGGAACTAGGGCTATTAGGGagttggatgaggatgctgatGAGGGGGAGTGGGAGGATGGGACTTATTGA
- a CDS encoding uncharacterized protein (BUSCO:EOG09263D2P;~COG:S;~EggNog:ENOG410PIMA;~InterPro:IPR000008,IPR037791,IPR035892;~PFAM:PF00168): MMDARVPKRGLMAMAHTAHAAGIFADMSVDGPIIGTLVVVADRAKNLPNRKTMGKQNPYCAARLGKEAKKTGTDLRGGQTPKWDDELRFNVHESPDYYRLKVSVFNDEKKTDLIGETWVDLSDLIIPGGSQNDHWHPLQYRGKYAGEVRLEMTYYDTRPEDEAVIERRTPASDKVQPRKIASFSSGPAAPSPGTLSGPRQLKDVKRRPLPSDPRPRSSAHSSTSSSSPVRANESTNPAPTLHHHSHSHHQDLRQPRVDNSSSGMSDSTISLPTYNHREYANPQRLESNSMVVANPTGSYHTNPCPYPINPSDSGSGATHSTTSLPTYQNHEYSRPHVEHSNPPMSDSSSLLPLLPNPHRVEYASQAPPHSSSNSLVGNATSSYNTSSCPSYHAEYTKIPDSSSFASTNSSAQQPAYGHYREYAQIGYTPPLLTDSQPSSLSYAMMQPRVEDEEEDGLPPPPPAHRSGLVPSNQPVPVAPNPAPQAYTQPAPQTYMQPAPQAYTQPAPLPQVTMPEPMEKPASDNSLHTTPSWDPNWDYPRGRREETAVATTNAVPASLVPGFDPVVAAAESDRAAYEREVRRRSGNFDENPLQMVHQPVDNRRHSRGLYDENPLKKPVDTRSLVSRTSTAPNNQLVPRRKSVSPRPPSMRGREVSPVPFSPDSYLPEAAREPAARESGPIIGDDGREIDPSDHLPTNTWAPEPERKTKKPGVVVRFRSPVHRDSPPKDYGHRKSMSEAYSNSPSRLYAEANNPPIPSKVPVGLPTKSYGNIDQSYDALSRELNTIDIGGSGRGMKRYALSYVS, encoded by the exons ATGATGGACGCCAGAGTCCCCAAGCGGGGCTTAATGGCAATGGCTCACACTGCTCATGCTGCGGGCATCTTTGCGGATATGTCCGTGGATGGCCCAATCATTGGCACGTTGGTGGTCGTCGCCGACCGCGCCAAAAACCTCCCAAACAGAAAAACAATGGGCAAGCAGAACCCGTACTGTGCTGCGCGCcttggaaaagaagcaaaaaagACTGGTACAGACCTGCGAGGTGGTCAAACTCCCAAATG GGATGATGAACTTCGCTTCAACGTACACGAATCTCCAGACTACTACAGATTGAAAGTATCTGTTTTCAACGATGAGAAAAAGACCGACCTCATTGGAGAAACATGGGTCGATCTGAGTGATCTGATAATTCCGGGCGGTAGTCAAAACGACCACTGGCATCCCTTGCAATACCGTGGAAAATACGCTGGCGAAGTCCGGCTTGAAATGACCTACTATGATACACGACCCGAAGATGAAGCGGTGATCGAAAGAAGAACGCCCGCCTCTGACAAGGTCCAACCAAGGAAGATTGCATCCTTCAGCTCAGGTCCCGCGGCGCCTAGCCCTGGTACCCTCTCTGGTCCCAGGCAGTTGAAAGATGTCAAAAGACGGCCACTCCCTTCGGATCCTCGCCCGAGATCTTCGGCGCACTCAAGCACATCGAGCAGCTCACCGGTCCGTGCCAATGAGAGCACGAACCCGGCtccaaccctccaccaccacagtcacagccatcatcaagacCTCAGACAGCCAAGAGTGGATAACAGCAGCTCTGGAATGAGTGATAGCACCATCTCGCTCCCTACATACAACCATAGAGAATACGCAAACCCGCAACGACTGGAAAGTAACAGTATGGTCGTTGCCAATCCCACGGGATCCTACCACACGAATCCCTGTCCCTATCCTATCAATCCTTCAGACAGCGGTTCAGGTGCCACACATAGCACAACTTCATTACCAACTTATCAGAATCATGAATACTCAAGGCCTCATGTTGAGCACAGCAACCCACCGATGAGCGACAGCTCCAGCTTgcttccactccttccaaACCCTCACCGAGTTGAGTATGCTAGCCAGGCACCGCCTCACAGTAGCAGCAACTCACTCGTCGGCAATGCCACGAGCTCGTACAATACAAGTTCATGTCCGTCTTATCATGCGGAGTACACAAAAATACCAGATAGCAGTTCGTTTGCCTCGACGAACTCGAGTGCACAACAGCCAGCCTACGGGCATTATCGTGAATATGCACAGATTGGATATACGCCCCCACTTCTCACAGACAGTCAGCCTTCTTCCCTGTCATACGCGATGATGCAACCCCGTgttgaggacgaagaagaagacggacttccaccccctccacccgCTCATCGCTCAGGACTGGTTccctccaaccaaccagTGCCAGTGGCGCCGAACCCTGCCCCTCAGGCGTACACCCAACCTGCCCCTCAGACATACATGCAACCGGCTCCTCAGGCGTATACACAACCAGCTCCTCTGCCGCAGGTTACCATGCCCGAGCCGATGGAAAAGCCTGCTTCGGACAACAGTCTGCATACGACCCCGTCGTGGGATCCCAATTGGGATTATCCCAGAGGCAGACGTGAGGAAACTGCTGTGGCCACAACAAACGCTGTGCCAGCAAGTCTAGTTCCTGGATTTGATCCGGTAGTTGCAGCAGCCGAATCGGATCGCGCGGCGTATGAGCGAGAAGTCAGACGAAGGAGCGGTAATTTCGATGAAAATCCGCTGCAAATGGTTCATCAGCCAGTTGATAACAGGAGACATTCTCGTGGTCTCTATGACGAGAATCCTCTGAAGAAACCTGTCGATACTCGGTCTCTTGTGAGCCGAACTTCGACAGCTCCCAATAATCAGCTTGTCCCTAGAAGAAAATCAGTCAGCCCCCGACCCCCATCGATGAGGGGCCGAGAGGTGTCTCCTGTTCCGTTTTCTCCCGATTCCTATCTGCCTGAAGCGGCGCGAGAGCCAGCAGCGCGAGAGTCAGGCCCCATTATCGGGGATGATGGTCGGGAAATTGATCCTTCTGACCATTTGCCTACAAATACTTGGGCCCCAGAGCCCGAACGAAAAACCAAAAAGCCGGGAGTTGTTGTGCGTTTCCGCAGCCCCGTTCATCGAGACAGTCCTCCCAAGGACTACGGACATCGCAAGTCCATGTCCGAAGCATACTCTAATTCTCCCTCACGGCTATATGCCGAGGCAAACAACCCCCCTATACCATCTAAGGTGCCTGTCGGGCTACCAACGAAAAGTTACGGAAACATTGATCAAAGCTACGATGCTCTGAGCCGAGAGCTCAATACGATAGATATTGGAGGATCTGGTCGAGGCATGAAAAGATATGCCCTTAGTTACGTGTCTTAG
- a CDS encoding phytanoyl-CoA dioxygenase family protein (COG:I;~EggNog:ENOG410PM9D;~InterPro:IPR008775;~PFAM:PF05721) produces the protein MPGLTPAQLSTFNTTGYLIIPDYLTPTEISACLTETNNLLTTFPLDTHPLTQFTTGDTSSSPTDKHVGDTYFLESGDKIRYFFEPSAICPTTSTLLKPKHLAVNKIGHSLHTLSEPFKSITLSQRNADIARSLGFKDPRVLQSMVICKQPGIGGAVPPHRDSEFLYTDPPSAVGWWIALQDAGKGNASLGMVRGSHRRADGGVGRRFVRVYNEKGEVDGTGFVENEGERFPKGLEVDDEGGNEGEGDEVEVVDVKAGSLVLIHGNVLHKSERNTGDKSRFAYTFHVIEGAEGWEYDGRNWLQPTGEGFSRLYDDHSN, from the coding sequence atgCCCGGCCTCACCCCCGCCCAACTCTCCACCTTCAACACCACGGGCTACCTCATAATCCCCGACTACCTCACCCCCACCGAAATCTCCGCCTGCCTAACGGAAACCAACAACCTCCTAACAACCTTCCCCCTCGACACCCACCCGCTCACCCAATTCACCACAGGCgacacctcctcctcccccaccgACAAACACGTCGGCGACACCTACTTCCTCGAAAGCGGGGACAAAATCCGGTACTTCTTCGAACCGTCCGCCATCTGCCCCACCACCTCGACGCTGCTCAAGCCCAAACACCTCGCGGTGAACAAAATCGGACATAGCCTGCACACGCTCTCCGAGCCATTTAAATCCATTACGCTGTCGCAACGCAACGCAGATATCGCCCGATCCCTGGGATTCAAAGACCCAAGGGTGCTGCAAAGTATGGTGATTTGCAAGCAGCCGGGAATTGGTGGCGCGGTGCCCCCGCACCGTGACAGCGAGTTTCTGTATACGGATCCGCCGAGTGCTGTTGGGTGGTGGATTGCGTTGCAGGATGCGGGCAAGGGGAATGCCAGTTTGGGCATGGTGAGGGGGAGTCATAGACGCGCggatggtggggtggggaggaggtttgTTAGGGTTTATAATGAAAaaggggaggtggatgggacggGGTTTGTGGAGAATGAAGGGGAGAGGTTTCCTAAAGGgttggaggttgatgatgagggtggtaATGAGGGTGAAGGGGATGAGgtcgaggtggtggatgttaaGGCGGGGTCGTTGGTGTTGATTCATGGGAATGTCTTGCATAAGAGTGAGAGGAATACCGGGGATAAGAGTCGGTTTGCTTATACGTTTCATGTTATTGAGGGGGCGGAGGGGTGGGAGTATGATGGGAGGAATTGGTTGCAGCCGACGGGGGAAGGGTTCTCTAGGCTGTATGATGATCATTCTAACTAG
- a CDS encoding snoRNA-binding rRNA-processing protein UTP15 (BUSCO:EOG09261MMR;~COG:A;~EggNog:ENOG410PH3J;~InterPro:IPR036322,IPR018983,IPR015943,IPR001680, IPR019775,IPR020472,IPR017986;~PFAM:PF09384,PF00400;~go_component: GO:0005730 - nucleolus [Evidence IEA];~go_function: GO:0005515 - protein binding [Evidence IEA];~go_process: GO:0006364 - rRNA processing [Evidence IEA]), with the protein MAAPVLPLQQVKLPALPSTRLTPEQQYWKTFKNPLLIPSPANGPVNLITQPSAPSSASAFPSLTQPPDVFTVTTGARVQIYSIRTRKLLRTITRFDDTVRGTDVRPDGRVIAVGDDSGTVQVFDVSSRAILKTWKDHKQPVWVTKFSPSDPTCVMTASDDRTVRLWDLPSENSQKVFTGHTDYVRSGAFMPGSLASSGLVVSGSYDRTVRLWDPRVENRSAMTFKMGAAIETVLPMPTGTTVLAAADNKIAVLDIVAGKPLHMIQSHQKTVTSLALASNGERLLSGALDGHMKVFETTGWNMVSGSKYPSPILSLRAITSGIAQEDKHIAVGMQSGLLSIKTRLSGQQKIRERERRKEMQALLEGKLEEHDRKVAKQKKQRGSGWEKRLRGQDFVGEGVDIVIEGRDLKKRKKEQPWELDLRKAKYSAALDQVLRSNDKTAQLTLLTALRHRSALRASLQNRDEVTLQPVLQWVHKNITEPRLVQLSVEVAMNVLDIYSGNLGQSAQIDKMVERLHRRVRDEVEMAHQAYQTKGMLEMLAA; encoded by the coding sequence ATGGCTGCCCCCGTCCTCCCTCTGCAGCAGGTCAAGCTGCCGGCGCTGCCCTCGACTCGTTTGACGCCGGAGCAACAATATTGGAAGACCTTCAAGAatcctctcctcatcccctcGCCTGCCAATGGCCCCGTCAACCTCATCACGCAACCCTCCGCTCcttcctctgcctccgccttcccctccctcacccaacCCCCCGATGTGTTCACCGTGACCACCGGCGCCCGCGTCCAGATCTACTCCATCCGCACTCGCAAACTCCTCCGCACAATCACCCGCTTCGATGATACGGTACGAGGCACAGATGTCCGTCCCGACGGACGAGTCATCGCCGTCGGTGATGACTCTGGTACGGTGCAGGTGTTCGACGTGAGCTCCCGTGCCATCTTGAAGACATGGAAGGACCACAAGCAGCCCGTCTGGGTCACGAAATTCTCCCCCAGCGACCCTACATGCGTCATGACCGCCAGTGACGACCGGACGGTACGCCTGTGGGATTTGCCCAGCGAGAACAGCCAGAAGGTCTTCACCGGCCATACCGATTACGTGCGCAGCGGTGCATTCATGCCAGGATCTCTAGCCTCCTCTGGCTTGGTGGTCTCCGGTAGTTACGACCGGACCGTGCGACTGTGGGATCCCCGTGTCGAAAACCGGTCCGCAATGACATTCAAGATGGGCGCAGCGATCGAGACGGTCCTCCCCATGCCCACGGGCACCACGGTGCTTGCGGCAGCCGACAACAAGATCGCGGTGCTGGATATCGTGGCCGGCAAGCCCCTGCACATGATTCAGAGCCACCAAAAGACCGTCACGTCGCTGGCGCTGGCGTCGAACGGCGAGCGCCTGCTCTCCGGTGCGCTGGACGGCCACATGAAGGTATTCGAAACGACCGGCTGGAACATGGTCTCGGGCTCCAAGTACCCGTCCCCCATTCTCTCCCTGCGCGCGATCACATCGGGCATCGCCCAGGAGGACAAGCACATTGCCGTCGGTATGCAGTCCGGTCTTCTGTCGATCAAGACCCGGCTGTCCGGACAGCAGAAGATCCGCGAGCGCGAGCGTCGCAAGGAGATGCAGGCGCTGCTGGAGGGCAAGCTGGAGGAGCACGACCGGAAGGTagccaagcagaagaagcagcgcgGATCCGGGTGGGAGAAGCGCCTGCGCGGACAGGACTTTGTCGGCGAGGGCGTGGACATTGTGATCGAGGGGCGGGACCTcaagaagcggaagaaggagCAACCGTGGGAACTCGACCTGCGCAAGGCGAAGTACTCTGCAGCCCTGGACCAGGTGCTGCGGTCGAACGACAAGACGGCACAATTGACGCTATTGACGGCGCTGCGGCATCGGTCCGCGCTGCGGGCGTCCCTGCAGAACCGCGACGAGGTGACGCTGCAGCCGGTGCTGCAATGGGTGCACAAGAACATCACGGAGCCGCGACTGGTGCAGCTGAGCGTGGAGGTGGCGATGAACGTGCTGGACATCTACTCGGGCAACCTGGGCCAGTCGGCGCAAATCGACAAGATGGTGGAGCGCTTGCACCGACGAGTGCGCgacgaggtggagatggcgcaTCAAGCGTACCAGACGAAGGGAATGTTGGAGATGCTTGCTGCGTGA